The following are encoded together in the Panicum virgatum strain AP13 chromosome 6K, P.virgatum_v5, whole genome shotgun sequence genome:
- the LOC120712090 gene encoding fasciclin-like arabinogalactan protein 2: MDLMKPLAVVVALLAVCAAAAEGFDILQILGKHDEFSQFCKLLNETHLAGDINRDRTITVLAVANGDMGHLTSGHYSLGTIRHILELHVVADYYDEKKLKQLSHGATAASTLFQRSGFAPGMAGYVNITQHRGGKVTFIVDDAADSVKPVTFVKQIESHRYDYSVLQVSSVLSSPEAEAPVAPPAPVNLTDLLSKKYCKSFAGLLAADGKAFDTINGTKDTALTLFCPVDTAVASFLPKFKNLTAKAKTAILLYHAVPDYYSMQFLKSNKGKVTTLATTSVAKKDYTYEAQTEADTVTLDTTVTISTIQATVRDDDPLAVYAVSKFLQPKELFKSTTKDLAPAPTPEGPKKKTKKKPSRTSAAAAPSDDEAADGPSADDSVDDADKAAGAERSLLARWVTAAATLAAALALAA; encoded by the exons ATGGACCTGATGAAGCCGCTGGCCGTGGTGGTGGCTCTGCTGGccgtgtgcgccgccgcggcggagggatTCGACATCCTCCAGATCCTGGGCAAGCACGACGAGTTCTCGCAGTTCTGCAAGCTGCTCAATGAGACGCACCTGGCCGGCGACATCAATCGGGACCGCACCATCACCGTGCTCGCCGTGGCCAACGGCGACATGGGACACCTCACCAGCGGCCACTACTCGCTCGGGACCATCCGCCACATCCTCGAGCTGCACGTCGTCGCCGACTACTACGACGAGAAGAAGCTCAAGCAGCTGTCgcacggcgccaccgccgcatcCACGTTGTTCCAG CGATCCGGGTTTGCCCCCGGCATGGCGGGGTACGTCAACATTACGCAGCACCGCGGCGGCAAGGTGACATTTATCGTCGATGACGCAGCCGACTCCGTGAAGCCGGTCACCTTCGTCAAGCAGATCGAAAGCCACCGCTACGATTACTCGGTGCTCCAGGTCAGCAGTGTGCTCTCCTCCCCGGAGGCCGAGGCGCCCGTGGCCCCGCCGGCTCCCGTCAACCTCACCGACCTCCTCTCCAAGAAGTACTGCAAGAGCTTCGCGGGCCTTCTTGCTGCCGACGGCAAGGCCTTCGACACCATCAACGGAACCAAGGACACCGCGCTGACGCTCTTTTGCCCTGTCGACACCGCCGTGGCCTCCTTCTTGCCCAAGTTCAAGAACCTGACGGCCAAGGCCAAGACGGCCATCCTGCTCTACCACGCCGTGCCGGACTACTACTCCATGCAGTTCCTCAAGTCCAATAAAGGCAAGGTGACCACGCTCGCCACCACCAGCGTCGCCAAGAAGGACTACACCTACGAAGCGCAGACCGAGGCTGACACCGTCACGCTGGACACCACGGTCACCATCTCCACCATCCAGGCCACCGTCAGGGACGACGACCCGCTCGCCGTCTACGCCGTCTCCAAGTTCCTGCAGCCCAAGGAGCTGTTCAAGTCCACAACCAAGGACCTCGCGCCGGCGCCCACGCCAGAGGGACCcaagaagaagaccaagaaaAAGCCCAGCCGCACCTCGGCGGCTGCCGCACCCTCGGACGACGAAGCCGCGGATGGCCCGTCTGCGGATGACTCAGTTGACGACGCGGACaaagccgccggcgccgagcggTCCCTGCTCGCCCGGTGGGTCACCGCGGCTGCGACGTTGGCAGCTGCGCTGGCGCTGGCGGCCTAA